CCACGTGGAGAGGCCACCCAGGACGAGCATGCTGGCCATGAACCCGTAGACCCACAGGGGCAGGTTGTGCCCGGCCACCAGCACGTACAGGTACGCGCCGATGAACAGCAGACCCGTCGTGAGGGCAGGCAGCAGGGTCGGGCCACCCCGTCGCGCCCGGCGCCACCACCAGGACACGGACAGCGCGAACAGGGGCATGCTGCCGAAGTACAGCGCGCCGAACACAGCAGGATTCACGCCGTACTGGGCACTGAGGGTCTGCGAGGTGTGAATCGCCCACGCCAGCATCAGGGGTTCTCCCGGCCCAGGGGGGCGGTCAGGTCGAATAGACGCATCGGTGTCCTCCAGGGCCCCAGCGTAGGGGCGCCGCCACAGGCGGTGTGTCGCCGGCACGACACGCGGCCAGCCCACCCAGTGTCATACTGGACTGAACCCCCGATCCAGACGCCGCCGGGTGGCCGTCGGGGCCGGAGGGAAGGGGACGTGCGGCCCGAATGGCGCGAGGTGATCCCCGGAGGTGCCCCGTGACCCGCATCCTCGTTGCCCTGCTCTGCCTGCTGCTGATGGCCTCGGGAAGGACGCGGCCAGCCCTGCCCTTCCCCGACAACCCCGATGCGAACCAGTGCGGCCTGCCGGTGCTCCTGAACGCCCGCGGCACCGTGACTGGCACGTACCAGGGTCACGTCTATGAGCAGGTCGTCCGGCTGTACGACAGCCACGCCCGGCAGCATGTGGTCGCCCTGGTGCCACGGAACACCCCGGCCCATGCGCTGCTGATGGTCAGCGGCCCCGGCTGAATTACGTGCTGGTGCGACTGCAGGTGAACGCCCACACGGTCGAGGGCTGGCTGCCGGAGCCGTACTTCACGTCCGTCCGGCCGGTGGCCACAGGCGAGGTGCAGCTCAAGACCACCGGTGGCCCCAATGGCCTCACATTGAACCCGCGCCGAGGAGATTCACGGTGACCACAGGTGAACGCCCACATGCCCAGGACAGGCAGGATCGCTCTGCATCCGGCACACACCTCCTGTCCATCGGTCAACTCGCGCGGCAGACCGGTGAGTCCATCAAGGCAATCCGCTACTGGACGGATCGTGGCCTGTTGACATGTACGCGGCGTCCCAGCGGCTACCGCACCTACCCGGTCATGAGCGGCTCGCAGGTGCGGTTCATCCGCTCGGCGCAGGCCGCAGGCTTCAGCCTGGACGCCGTCCAACAGGTGCTCGCGATCCGACAGGCGGGCGAGCAGCCCTGCGAACACGTCAAGGCTGAACTGGAAGCGCACCTGAGCGCCGTACGCGCGCAGATCGCACACCTTCAGGCGCTTGAAGTGCAGGTGCAGGCGAGGCTCGCCTGGGCACATCAGCATCCGGATCCACCATGCAACGGTGCAGGGTGCGTCTACCTCGACGTCCCCCAGGGGGCTTGACTCTCCCGTCCAGGGGAGGGCCTAGCCTGCGGGGTATGACTGATCCGCTCTGCTGCGCGCCCACCCGGGGCGAAACGTCCAGTGTGTGCCCGGTCTGCGGCACGACCGGCAAGCCGGTGAAGCTGATCACCCTGAAGGCCCTGCTGACGCCCGGTGCCCTGGCCACCCTCGCCCCTGAGAGGGCATACCGCTTCTGTCCGGACGCCGGATGCGACGTCGTGTACTTCGCAGGTGGACACACGTACGCTCAGGCGGACGTGAAGGTCAGGGTGTACCAGAAGGACCGATCCACCGACGTTCCTGTCTGCTACTGTTTCGGGCACACCCGCGCCGGCCTCGAACTGGCCAGGCTCGACGGGCATGCTGAAGCCATCACGCAGTCCATCCAGGGACATATCAAGGCCGGTCGCTGTGGGTGCGAGGTCAACAATCCACAGGGCAGCTGCTGCCTGGGTACCGTAAAGGGCCTGGTCACCCGGTTGCGGGACGCAGCACGAGCTGGGGCGGGAGCGGCTTTGTGAAGACCGTCCATGCTCCCCTGCTCCTCGGCGCCGTCGTGCTCCTGTGCCCCTGTCACCTGACCGTCCTGAGCGTGCTGCTGGCCGCAAGTGTCGGTGGCGCGGTCGTGGCGGCCTTGCTCCAGCAGCACCTGGGTGTCACGGACGATCTTCACGTCAACAACACTGTCAGGTGACCGCGCAGAGCGCCGCAGACCGCAGTACCTGGAACCCCCAGCGGGTGGGCTTGAGGGTGAGGGATTCCAACCCACGCCGTCGGCAACGCGGGCCACCAGGGGCGGCACCCCTACTGCAGGGCATCGAGTTGCAGTTCCTCGATCAGGTGTTCCAGACCGATGACGTTCACGCGGTAGTGGCCGCGCGTGCCGAGCACGAGCTCCTGAGCCCGCCACGCGCTGATCGCCTGCGTGGCACTCACGCGGCTGGCACGGGCAAGACTGGCAATCTCCTCGTGCCGCAGTTCCAGGTGAAGGTCGTAGATGCCGGCCTCCGTCTCCTGCCCAAAGCGGGAGGCCAGGTCGAGCATCACCTGAGCGAGCCGCACCTGCACCGGCTGCGAGAGGGACTCCAGCCGCGTCTGCAACTCATGCACCCGCGTGGCCAGGATGCTGGCCAGGAGGATCGCCACGGTTGGCACGCGCCGCGTGATCTCCAAGAACTGTTCCCTGGTGATCG
This region of Deinococcus metalli genomic DNA includes:
- a CDS encoding Crp/Fnr family transcriptional regulator; amino-acid sequence: MTLTQRLLSLMRLRPAPVPGGVWHLTGTRWSAGLTDEDMQQIGAVCPPRPYRKGERIYHAGDPGGTLYILLDGHVKLSRTSVLGGESVITVCGPDDFFGESFLTEMATTQADATCLSDRAVICPITREQFLEITRRVPTVAILLASILATRVHELQTRLESLSQPVQVRLAQVMLDLASRFGQETEAGIYDLHLELRHEEIASLARASRVSATQAISAWRAQELVLGTRGHYRVNVIGLEHLIEELQLDALQ
- a CDS encoding putative iron-sulfur cluster-binding metallochaperone; the protein is MTDPLCCAPTRGETSSVCPVCGTTGKPVKLITLKALLTPGALATLAPERAYRFCPDAGCDVVYFAGGHTYAQADVKVRVYQKDRSTDVPVCYCFGHTRAGLELARLDGHAEAITQSIQGHIKAGRCGCEVNNPQGSCCLGTVKGLVTRLRDAARAGAGAAL
- a CDS encoding MerR family DNA-binding protein, encoding MTTGERPHAQDRQDRSASGTHLLSIGQLARQTGESIKAIRYWTDRGLLTCTRRPSGYRTYPVMSGSQVRFIRSAQAAGFSLDAVQQVLAIRQAGEQPCEHVKAELEAHLSAVRAQIAHLQALEVQVQARLAWAHQHPDPPCNGAGCVYLDVPQGA